A DNA window from Anaerocolumna sp. AGMB13020 contains the following coding sequences:
- a CDS encoding leucine-rich repeat domain-containing protein: MKKYLKNLLLSLMCIVVITTLIPASQIAKAATRYTAVDSNNVSWTYTLYAGNATDVRLASNVSGQLNVPYFLDGYLVTSASGYKSGNNVYTFLMNYGANVTSVVFPFTLLEIGDYALYNRDKITSVYIPEGVTKIGYMAFYSMGALKSIDLPSTLTTLGYSALGNSSLTTLKIPGNITSWGDYYNKYSTSDVYLQRLCISSASLTTVEIEPGITVIPQAMFYNCKALKSISIPYSVTSIEDNAFNNCTYLSQIIIPSSVTNIGKLAFNLCDGMGKIFILNPDATIYDSKQTISTASIIYGYSGSTAESYALKYNRTFIPLG, from the coding sequence CTCTAATACCAGCTTCTCAAATTGCTAAGGCTGCAACAAGATATACTGCCGTAGATTCAAATAATGTCTCTTGGACATATACCTTATATGCAGGTAATGCAACAGATGTACGATTAGCTAGCAATGTTAGTGGCCAATTAAACGTACCGTATTTCTTAGATGGATATCTTGTAACATCTGCTTCTGGATATAAATCCGGTAATAACGTGTATACATTTCTAATGAATTATGGAGCAAACGTAACATCTGTAGTTTTTCCATTCACATTGCTTGAGATAGGAGACTATGCATTATATAACAGAGACAAAATAACTTCTGTTTATATTCCTGAAGGAGTAACCAAAATTGGCTACATGGCATTTTATAGCATGGGTGCTCTTAAATCTATTGATCTACCAAGCACATTAACTACCCTTGGTTATTCAGCACTTGGTAATAGTTCTTTAACTACATTAAAAATTCCAGGAAATATAACATCTTGGGGAGATTATTATAACAAATATTCTACTTCTGATGTATATTTACAAAGGCTATGTATCAGTTCAGCTTCACTTACAACTGTAGAAATAGAGCCAGGTATAACTGTTATTCCACAAGCTATGTTTTATAATTGTAAAGCATTAAAAAGTATTTCAATTCCATATAGTGTAACAAGTATTGAAGACAATGCATTTAATAATTGTACCTATTTAAGCCAAATAATTATTCCATCTAGTGTAACTAATATAGGTAAATTAGCATTTAACTTATGTGATGGAATGGGTAAGATTTTTATTTTGAACCCAGATGCTACCATCTATGATAGCAAACAGACTATTAGTACAGCTTCTATTATTTATGGATACAGCGGTTCAACAGCAGAATCATATGCATTAAAGTATAATAGGACTTTTATTCCTCTTGGCTAA